A window of Actinomadura rubteroloni contains these coding sequences:
- a CDS encoding uroporphyrinogen-III synthase, with translation MKSNKVRVWEIRPNYTTRNGKRSVRSYTVRWAVAGREHSETFQRKTQADRYKSRLVSAAEREAFDVEAGLPDSMAWEKAATTWYALACDFIDDRWPKIAGKGRVSVVEGLMAVTPVLVKSRRGAPDPKTLRLALRNYAFNPPRRDADKPDEIAAALQWVAKASVPVSALEDAKTVAKALDACATNLNGKPSKPQYYRRRRRVFYGALKYAVREKQLSANPLANPDDVDWKPPEVVHEIDQRRVPNPNQVAALLDAIGDVGKTQGPRLVALFGCMYYGMMRPSEAVYLRRDNCVSLPATGWGTLELERVMSAAGKQWTDDGEVHEERGLKGRAEGTRRPVPIPPELVTLLMAHLDAYGTAADGRLFRPVGGLSWFETKPLFGWRVLVPRTKEQAESLSTRLRGYGAVPDEVPTISVEPPRTPQQMERAVKGLVTGRYEWVVFTSTNAVRAVRETTRGSVYQPSTLWQVLDKARPKALAAAQVKSPLARKPYDFRHAGVSWRLNAGVPAVYVAEWAGHSVEVLQRTYAHCLDGDDGHWFARMDAALGR, from the coding sequence GTGAAGTCGAACAAGGTCCGGGTGTGGGAGATCCGGCCGAACTACACCACCAGGAACGGCAAGCGTTCGGTGCGCTCGTACACGGTGCGCTGGGCCGTAGCCGGCCGCGAGCACTCCGAGACGTTCCAGCGGAAGACGCAAGCTGATCGCTACAAGTCGCGGTTGGTGTCGGCTGCTGAGCGTGAGGCGTTCGATGTCGAAGCGGGCTTGCCCGACTCGATGGCCTGGGAGAAGGCGGCCACGACCTGGTATGCGCTGGCCTGCGACTTCATTGACGACCGGTGGCCGAAGATCGCCGGTAAGGGCCGTGTGTCGGTTGTCGAGGGCTTGATGGCCGTGACGCCGGTCCTGGTGAAGAGCCGGCGGGGCGCTCCCGACCCGAAGACGCTCCGGCTGGCGCTCCGGAACTACGCGTTCAACCCGCCGCGCAGGGACGCGGACAAGCCGGACGAGATCGCTGCGGCTCTGCAATGGGTGGCGAAGGCGTCGGTCCCGGTGTCGGCCTTGGAGGACGCCAAGACGGTCGCGAAAGCGCTGGACGCGTGCGCGACGAACCTGAACGGCAAGCCCTCGAAGCCCCAGTACTACCGGCGTCGGCGTCGGGTCTTTTACGGGGCGCTCAAGTACGCCGTGCGGGAGAAACAGCTTTCGGCAAATCCGCTCGCCAACCCCGACGACGTGGATTGGAAGCCGCCGGAAGTCGTGCACGAGATCGACCAGCGGCGGGTGCCCAATCCGAACCAGGTGGCCGCGCTCCTGGACGCGATCGGGGACGTCGGCAAGACGCAGGGGCCTCGCCTCGTCGCGCTGTTCGGCTGCATGTACTACGGCATGATGCGGCCGTCGGAGGCCGTCTACCTGCGCCGGGACAACTGCGTGTCCCTTCCGGCCACAGGCTGGGGCACGCTGGAGCTGGAGCGGGTCATGTCGGCGGCGGGCAAGCAGTGGACCGACGACGGCGAGGTTCACGAAGAGCGGGGGCTCAAGGGACGCGCCGAGGGCACGCGGCGGCCGGTTCCGATCCCGCCCGAGTTGGTCACGCTGCTCATGGCGCACTTGGACGCCTACGGGACCGCTGCGGACGGACGGCTGTTCCGGCCGGTGGGGGGTCTGTCGTGGTTCGAGACCAAGCCGCTGTTCGGGTGGCGCGTGCTCGTCCCGCGCACCAAGGAGCAGGCCGAGTCGCTGTCCACGCGGCTGCGCGGCTACGGCGCGGTGCCCGACGAGGTCCCGACCATCTCCGTGGAGCCGCCGCGCACGCCGCAGCAGATGGAACGGGCCGTCAAGGGCCTGGTCACCGGACGCTACGAGTGGGTCGTGTTCACCTCGACCAACGCGGTCCGGGCCGTCCGGGAGACCACGCGGGGGAGCGTCTATCAGCCTTCGACGCTGTGGCAGGTGCTCGACAAGGCCAGACCGAAGGCGCTGGCGGCGGCCCAGGTGAAGAGTCCGCTTGCCCGAAAGCCGTACGACTTCCGGCACGCGGGGGTGTCCTGGAGGCTCAACGCGGGAGTCCCGGCCGTCTACGTCGCCGAGTGGGCCGGCCACAGTGTCGAGGTGCTGCAACGGACGTACGCGCACTGTCTGGACGGCGACGACGGCCACTGGTTCGCGCGGATGGACGCGGCACTTGGCCGCTAG
- the thrB gene encoding homoserine kinase, producing MTARPEPVTVRVPATSANLGPGFDSLGLALALYDDVTVEIDPAGAAFTGVALDVTGEGAEVADRGEQHLIVKVLRQALAELDAVAPQPLGDVAGIRLTCVNRIPHSRGLGSSSAAIVAGILAARALHPHGALLDDAFALRLATEIEGHPDNVAPCLAGGLTIAWTTPHGPRLVRLEPKDAQVVVFVPDTRLATERARGLLPATVPHADAAANAGRAALLVAALTGGLDDAVLLDATEDRLHQDYRAPAMPESAALVAALREEGVPAVISGAGPTVLAFTTASRLDSIDARTGKSWHVHPLDVAPRGAGVRPGTTGAGA from the coding sequence GTGACGGCGCGGCCGGAGCCGGTCACCGTACGGGTTCCGGCGACGAGCGCGAACCTCGGCCCCGGCTTCGACTCCCTCGGCCTCGCGCTCGCGCTGTACGACGACGTCACCGTCGAGATCGACCCGGCGGGCGCCGCGTTCACCGGCGTCGCGCTGGACGTGACGGGCGAGGGCGCCGAGGTCGCCGACCGGGGCGAGCAGCACCTGATCGTGAAGGTGCTGCGCCAGGCGCTCGCGGAACTGGACGCGGTCGCGCCGCAGCCCCTCGGGGACGTCGCCGGGATCCGTCTGACCTGCGTGAACCGCATCCCGCACAGCCGCGGGCTCGGCTCGTCGTCGGCCGCGATCGTCGCCGGGATCCTCGCCGCGCGGGCGCTGCACCCGCACGGCGCGCTGCTGGACGACGCGTTCGCGCTGCGCCTCGCCACCGAGATCGAGGGCCATCCCGACAACGTCGCGCCGTGCCTGGCGGGCGGCCTGACGATCGCCTGGACGACCCCGCACGGCCCCCGGCTCGTCCGGCTCGAACCGAAGGACGCGCAGGTCGTGGTGTTCGTCCCGGACACCCGGCTGGCGACCGAGCGGGCGCGCGGACTCCTGCCCGCGACCGTCCCGCACGCCGACGCCGCCGCCAACGCGGGCCGCGCGGCGCTGCTCGTCGCGGCGCTCACCGGCGGGCTGGACGACGCCGTCCTCCTCGACGCCACCGAGGACCGGCTGCACCAGGATTACCGGGCGCCCGCGATGCCGGAATCGGCCGCCCTCGTCGCGGCGTTGCGGGAAGAAGGGGTCCCGGCGGTCATTTCCGGGGCAGGACCTACTGTCCTGGCCTTCACAACCGCATCACGACTTGATTCGATAGATGCGCGGACGGGTAAAAGCTGGCACGTACACCCGTTGGACGTCGCCCCCCGAGGCGCGGGCGTCCGACCGGGGACGACCGGCGCGGGGGCCTGA
- a CDS encoding response regulator transcription factor — translation MLVVDDDEVIRQLIAVNLQLEGFAVETAVDGQDCLERVGEVRPDVITLDVMMPRLDGWVTALRLKEDEGTRHIRVVMITARAQEHDVRRGHEIGVDAYVTKPFDPNQLIQTVRKLAVVSR, via the coding sequence GTGCTGGTCGTCGATGACGACGAGGTCATCCGGCAGCTCATCGCGGTGAACCTGCAGTTGGAGGGGTTCGCGGTCGAGACGGCCGTGGACGGGCAGGACTGCCTGGAGCGGGTCGGTGAGGTTCGGCCGGACGTGATCACGCTCGATGTGATGATGCCTCGGCTGGACGGGTGGGTCACGGCGCTGCGGCTCAAGGAGGACGAGGGGACGCGGCACATCCGGGTCGTCATGATCACTGCGCGGGCGCAGGAGCATGATGTTCGGCGGGGGCATGAGATCGGCGTCGACGCCTACGTGACCAAGCCGTTCGATCCGAATCAGCTCATCCAGACGGTCCGGAAACTCGCTGTGGTGTCCAGATAG
- the rho gene encoding transcription termination factor Rho — translation MSESSELLTDATATAPGAEGGAEPAAPRRRRTGTGLSGMVLPELRKLASDLGITGTTGMRKSQLIAAIQDKQGGGAQGSGGGEQGAAENAPAERPRRTRVAAKRDAEPAVATGQAAVNGQAAVQTSIEAEQPAKSERAERTADKTARGERQPQGEREQRRGRAEGRADGQGQGQGEDGDGQQGQGGGREGGRQRTRGGRDRDRDRGERGDRGERGGDQQNRQRGGQNAGGGGQTGPDDDEGNRGRRGRRFRERNRGGRGGRERFEEPVVTEDDVLIPVAGILDILDNYAFVRTTGYLPGPNDVYVSLAQVRKNGLRKGDVVTGAVRQAREGERREKFNALVRLDTVNGMEPDQAKGRVEFSKLTPLYPQERLRLESDPGILTTRIIDLVSPIGKGQRGLIVSPPKAGKTMVLQSIANAIAENNPECHLMVVLVDERPEEVTDMQRSVKGEVIHSTFDRPAEDHTTVAELAIERAKRLVELGHDVVVLLDSITRLGRAYNLAAPASGRILSGGVDSTALYPPKRFFGAARNIENGGSLTILATALVETGSRMDEVIFEEFKGTGNMELKLNRSLADKRIFPAVDVDQSSTRKEEILMAPEELRIVWQLRRVLHALDTQQALELLIEKMKETKSNAEFMLQVQKTTISDDR, via the coding sequence GTGAGCGAATCCAGCGAACTCCTGACGGACGCCACCGCGACGGCTCCGGGCGCCGAGGGCGGCGCCGAGCCCGCCGCCCCCCGGCGCCGCCGGACCGGCACCGGCCTGTCGGGCATGGTGTTGCCCGAGCTGCGGAAGCTCGCGTCCGACCTCGGCATCACCGGGACGACCGGGATGCGCAAGAGCCAGCTCATCGCCGCCATCCAGGACAAGCAGGGCGGCGGCGCGCAGGGCTCCGGGGGCGGCGAGCAGGGAGCCGCTGAGAACGCCCCGGCCGAGCGTCCGCGCCGCACCCGGGTCGCCGCCAAGCGCGACGCCGAGCCGGCCGTCGCGACCGGCCAGGCCGCGGTGAACGGCCAGGCGGCCGTCCAGACGAGCATCGAGGCCGAGCAGCCCGCCAAGAGCGAGCGCGCCGAGCGGACGGCCGACAAGACCGCGCGCGGTGAGCGTCAGCCGCAGGGCGAGCGGGAGCAGCGCCGGGGCCGCGCCGAGGGGCGCGCCGACGGCCAGGGCCAGGGTCAGGGCGAGGACGGCGACGGCCAGCAGGGTCAGGGTGGCGGACGCGAGGGCGGCCGGCAGCGCACCCGTGGCGGCCGGGACCGGGACCGGGACCGCGGCGAGCGCGGCGACCGTGGCGAGCGCGGCGGCGACCAGCAGAACCGCCAGCGCGGCGGCCAGAACGCCGGGGGCGGCGGCCAGACGGGTCCCGACGACGACGAGGGCAACCGCGGGCGGCGCGGGCGCCGGTTCCGCGAGCGCAACCGGGGCGGGCGCGGCGGGCGCGAGCGCTTCGAGGAGCCGGTGGTCACCGAGGACGACGTCCTCATCCCGGTCGCCGGAATCCTGGACATCCTGGACAACTACGCGTTCGTCCGGACGACCGGCTACCTGCCCGGCCCGAACGACGTGTACGTCTCGCTGGCGCAGGTCCGCAAGAACGGGCTGCGCAAGGGCGACGTCGTCACCGGCGCCGTCCGGCAGGCCCGCGAGGGCGAGCGGCGCGAGAAGTTCAACGCGCTGGTGCGGCTCGACACCGTCAACGGGATGGAGCCCGACCAGGCCAAGGGCCGGGTCGAGTTCAGCAAGCTGACCCCGCTGTACCCGCAGGAGCGGCTGCGGCTGGAGTCGGACCCGGGCATCCTGACGACGCGGATCATCGACCTGGTGTCGCCGATCGGCAAGGGCCAGCGCGGCCTGATCGTGTCGCCGCCCAAGGCCGGCAAGACGATGGTGCTCCAGTCGATCGCCAACGCGATCGCCGAGAACAACCCCGAGTGCCACCTGATGGTCGTGCTGGTGGACGAGCGGCCCGAAGAGGTCACCGACATGCAGCGGTCGGTGAAGGGCGAGGTCATCCACTCGACCTTCGACCGTCCCGCCGAGGACCACACGACGGTCGCCGAGCTGGCGATCGAGCGGGCCAAGCGGCTGGTCGAGCTGGGCCACGACGTCGTCGTGCTGCTGGACTCGATCACGCGCCTCGGCCGGGCCTACAACCTGGCGGCGCCCGCGTCCGGCCGCATCCTGTCCGGCGGTGTCGACTCGACGGCGCTGTACCCGCCCAAGCGGTTCTTCGGCGCGGCGCGCAACATCGAGAACGGCGGCTCGCTGACGATCCTCGCCACCGCGCTGGTCGAGACCGGCTCGCGGATGGACGAGGTCATCTTCGAGGAGTTCAAGGGCACCGGCAACATGGAGCTGAAGCTCAACCGGTCCCTGGCCGACAAGCGGATCTTCCCGGCGGTGGACGTCGACCAGTCCAGCACCCGTAAGGAAGAGATCCTCATGGCGCCGGAGGAGCTGCGGATCGTGTGGCAGCTCCGCCGCGTCCTGCACGCGCTGGACACCCAGCAGGCGCTGGAGCTCCTCATCGAGAAGATGAAGGAGACCAAGTCCAACGCGGAGTTCATGCTCCAGGTGCAGAAGACGACGATCAGCGACGACCGCTGA
- a CDS encoding DALR anticodon-binding domain-containing protein has product MTPAELGAALACAAGRPLAPGDLVLSVRGAGRYATAVALKAGLDAEQIARRLREIDGVLDVQGDGMLVITVDPARVVTGAIGEGAAFGRADVPRMGWDDRPRTWQNPGFVVRYAYARAVWTERWAAEAGVRAGEPRVEAEAEQCFAEHLADLPGRAAQAEREQDPRPFAFCLERLAAAYHDVHERCPALPMGDSKPGAAHASRVTLARAARVALGNGLTMLGETPRERI; this is encoded by the coding sequence GTGACCCCCGCGGAGTTGGGCGCCGCCCTCGCCTGCGCAGCCGGACGCCCTCTCGCGCCCGGTGACTTGGTGTTGAGCGTCCGTGGAGCCGGTCGGTACGCCACCGCGGTCGCGCTCAAGGCGGGCCTGGACGCCGAACAGATCGCGCGGCGGCTCCGTGAGATCGACGGGGTTCTGGACGTTCAGGGTGACGGGATGCTCGTCATCACCGTCGATCCCGCGCGTGTCGTCACCGGGGCGATCGGTGAAGGGGCCGCGTTTGGGCGTGCCGACGTTCCCCGCATGGGTTGGGACGACCGGCCCCGCACCTGGCAGAACCCCGGGTTCGTCGTGCGGTACGCGTATGCGCGTGCAGTTTGGACTGAGCGGTGGGCCGCGGAGGCGGGCGTGCGGGCGGGGGAGCCGAGGGTGGAGGCGGAAGCGGAACAGTGTTTCGCCGAGCACCTCGCCGATCTTCCCGGCCGGGCCGCGCAGGCCGAGCGGGAACAGGATCCCCGGCCGTTCGCCTTCTGTTTGGAGCGGCTCGCCGCCGCGTACCACGACGTCCACGAACGTTGTCCCGCGCTCCCCATGGGCGACTCCAAACCCGGGGCGGCGCACGCGAGCCGCGTCACACTGGCGCGGGCGGCGCGCGTCGCCCTCGGCAACGGACTGACGATGTTGGGCGAGACACCGCGGGAGCGGATATGA
- a CDS encoding homoserine dehydrogenase encodes MKPLRVALLGCGVVGTQVVRLLEEQADDLAARVGVPLELAGVAVRRRDRVREGVAPALLTTDAENLVTRDDVDIVIEVIGGIEPARSLMLAAMKSGKSVITANKALLAEDGATLFAAAREYGADLYYEASVAGAIPLLRPLRESLVGDRVQRVLGIVNGTTNYILDQMDTHGAGFQEALEEAQELGYAEADPTADVEGFDAAAKAAILAQLAFHTPVTAADVHREGITEVSAADVAGAKEMDSVVKLLAICERVPGPDGADRGVSVRVYPAMIPRGHPLASVREAYNAVFVEAQSAGSLMFYGAGAGGAPTASAILGDLVAVARNLVGGSPGPVEVTYASLPVLPMGDTVTRYYVQLDVDDRSGVLATVATEFARHGVSIQAVRQEGLGDDAQLVIVTHRAPDAALSATVEKLREFDSVREVASVMRVEGDE; translated from the coding sequence GTGAAACCGTTGCGGGTGGCGCTGCTCGGGTGCGGCGTGGTCGGCACCCAGGTCGTGCGGCTGCTGGAGGAGCAGGCCGACGATCTCGCGGCGCGGGTCGGCGTCCCGCTGGAGCTGGCGGGCGTCGCGGTGCGGCGCCGCGACCGCGTCCGGGAGGGCGTGGCCCCGGCGCTGCTGACGACCGACGCCGAGAACCTCGTCACCCGCGACGACGTGGACATCGTCATCGAGGTGATCGGGGGCATCGAGCCCGCGCGATCGCTGATGCTGGCCGCGATGAAGTCCGGCAAGTCGGTCATCACGGCGAACAAGGCGCTGCTCGCCGAGGACGGCGCGACGTTGTTCGCCGCCGCCCGCGAGTACGGCGCCGACCTGTACTACGAGGCGTCGGTGGCGGGCGCGATCCCGCTGCTGCGCCCGCTGCGCGAGTCCCTGGTCGGGGACCGGGTGCAGCGCGTGCTGGGCATCGTGAACGGCACGACGAACTACATCCTCGACCAGATGGACACCCACGGCGCCGGCTTCCAGGAGGCCCTGGAGGAGGCGCAGGAGCTCGGGTACGCCGAGGCCGACCCGACGGCGGACGTCGAGGGCTTCGACGCCGCCGCCAAGGCCGCGATCCTCGCCCAGCTCGCGTTCCACACGCCCGTGACGGCGGCGGACGTCCACCGCGAGGGCATCACCGAGGTGTCGGCGGCGGACGTCGCGGGCGCCAAGGAGATGGACAGCGTCGTCAAGCTGCTGGCCATCTGCGAGCGCGTCCCCGGCCCGGACGGCGCGGACCGGGGCGTGTCCGTCCGCGTCTACCCGGCGATGATCCCGCGCGGCCACCCGCTGGCCAGCGTCCGCGAGGCGTACAACGCGGTGTTCGTGGAGGCGCAGTCGGCGGGCTCGCTCATGTTCTACGGCGCGGGCGCGGGCGGCGCCCCGACCGCGTCGGCGATCCTCGGGGACCTCGTCGCGGTCGCGCGCAACCTCGTCGGCGGCAGCCCCGGCCCGGTCGAGGTGACGTACGCGTCGCTGCCGGTCCTGCCGATGGGCGACACCGTGACCCGGTACTACGTGCAGCTCGACGTGGACGACCGGTCCGGCGTGCTCGCGACCGTCGCGACGGAGTTCGCGCGGCACGGCGTGTCCATCCAGGCCGTCCGGCAGGAGGGGCTCGGGGACGACGCGCAGCTCGTCATCGTGACCCACCGCGCGCCCGACGCGGCGCTGTCGGCGACCGTGGAGAAACTGCGGGAGTTTGACAGCGTGCGCGAGGTGGCGAGCGTGATGCGCGTTGAAGGTGACGAGTAG
- the thrC gene encoding threonine synthase produces the protein MNATARAWRGLIEEYRDRLPVTAKTPVITLLEGGTPLVPAHRVSQLTGCEVYLKVEGANPTGSFKDRGMTMAISKAAENGAKAVICASTGNTSASAAAYAVRAGMTCAVLVPQGKIAMGKLAQALVHGARLLQVDGNFDDCLELARKLSVDYPVALVNSVNKYRLQGQKTAAFEIVDALGDAPDVHCLPVGNAGNISAYWMGYREYAADSVASRTPRMLGFQASGAAPFVKGEPVLKPQTIATAIRIGNPASWDLAIAARDESGGAIDSVTDRQILAAYRLLAAEEGVFVEPASAASVAGLLQAHAAGDVERGSKVVCTVTGNGLKDPDWAISGAPAPMTVKVDAHSAASALGLT, from the coding sequence GTGAACGCGACCGCTCGCGCCTGGCGCGGCCTCATCGAGGAGTACCGTGACCGGCTGCCGGTGACGGCGAAGACGCCGGTCATCACCCTGCTGGAGGGCGGCACGCCGCTCGTCCCGGCGCACCGGGTGTCGCAGCTCACCGGCTGCGAGGTCTACCTGAAGGTCGAGGGCGCCAACCCGACGGGGTCGTTCAAGGACCGCGGGATGACGATGGCCATCAGCAAGGCCGCCGAGAACGGCGCGAAGGCCGTGATCTGCGCGTCCACCGGGAACACGTCGGCGTCGGCCGCCGCGTACGCGGTGCGCGCGGGCATGACGTGCGCGGTGCTCGTCCCGCAGGGCAAGATCGCGATGGGCAAGCTCGCGCAGGCGCTCGTGCACGGCGCGCGGCTGCTCCAGGTGGACGGCAACTTCGACGACTGCCTGGAACTGGCCCGCAAGCTGTCGGTGGACTACCCGGTCGCCCTCGTGAACTCGGTGAACAAGTACCGGCTCCAGGGGCAGAAGACCGCCGCGTTCGAGATCGTGGACGCGCTCGGCGACGCCCCGGACGTCCACTGCCTGCCCGTCGGCAACGCCGGCAACATCTCGGCGTACTGGATGGGGTACCGGGAGTACGCGGCGGACTCCGTCGCGTCCCGGACGCCCCGGATGCTGGGTTTCCAGGCGTCCGGCGCGGCCCCGTTCGTCAAGGGCGAGCCGGTGCTGAAGCCGCAGACGATCGCGACCGCGATCCGCATCGGCAACCCCGCCTCGTGGGACCTCGCGATCGCCGCGCGGGACGAGTCCGGCGGCGCGATCGACTCCGTCACCGACCGGCAGATCCTCGCCGCGTACCGGCTGCTGGCCGCCGAGGAGGGCGTGTTCGTGGAGCCGGCGTCCGCGGCGAGCGTGGCCGGGCTGCTCCAGGCGCACGCCGCCGGGGACGTGGAGCGCGGCTCCAAGGTCGTCTGCACGGTGACCGGAAACGGCCTCAAGGACCCGGACTGGGCGATCTCCGGCGCGCCCGCGCCGATGACCGTCAAGGTCGACGCGCACTCGGCGGCGTCGGCGCTGGGCCTCACGTGA
- a CDS encoding helix-turn-helix transcriptional regulator, with product MSNGDDLELMTVPQVLAELGGLSRRTFYRWRELGLAPACLKLPNGELRIRRCDFREWLDGLSEEAA from the coding sequence GTGAGCAACGGTGACGACCTCGAACTGATGACAGTTCCGCAGGTTCTCGCGGAGCTTGGCGGGCTCTCACGGCGGACGTTCTACCGCTGGCGCGAACTCGGCCTTGCCCCGGCCTGCCTCAAGCTCCCCAATGGGGAACTCCGGATCCGGCGCTGCGACTTCCGTGAATGGCTCGACGGACTCAGCGAGGAAGCGGCGTGA
- the lysA gene encoding diaminopimelate decarboxylase, with amino-acid sequence MSRVHPAGGRHADVLPEDHPLPPPDDLNGLAEHVWPKNARRNEGVLTIAGVDVRDLAQQYGTPLYVYDEDDVRTRAREYAQAFHDGHVHYAGKAFLCTAVARWVHEEGLGLDVCSGGELAVALRAGFPPEKITLHGNNKSVEELDAALAAGVGHIVVDSFEEIARLGHLARRHGTRPKVMVRVTTGVEAHTHEFIATAHDDQKFGFSRGSGAALEAVRRVLALKELELVGLHSHIGSQIFDPDGFEVAAHRLAELLVAIRDEHGVELPELDLGGGYGIAYTTGDEPIDPKTMADSLRDIVARECRAYGLAMPTLTVEPGRAVIGPGGVTVYEVGTVKDVEGIRTYVSVDGGMSDNLRTALYGAEYSCALASRTSDEGPMLARLVGKHCESGDIVVRDLWLPEDLTAGDLVAVAATGAYCRSMASNYNHVPKPAVVAVRNGTSRVIVRRETPDDLLRLDAEVEA; translated from the coding sequence ATGAGCAGGGTCCATCCTGCGGGCGGCCGGCACGCGGACGTGCTTCCGGAGGACCACCCGCTGCCGCCGCCGGACGACCTGAACGGCCTGGCCGAGCACGTCTGGCCCAAGAACGCGCGACGCAACGAAGGCGTCCTCACGATCGCGGGCGTCGACGTCCGGGATCTGGCGCAGCAGTACGGTACGCCGCTGTACGTATACGACGAGGACGACGTCAGGACGCGGGCGAGGGAGTACGCGCAGGCGTTCCATGACGGCCACGTCCACTATGCGGGCAAGGCGTTCCTCTGCACGGCCGTCGCGCGGTGGGTCCACGAGGAGGGCCTCGGCCTGGACGTGTGCAGCGGCGGCGAACTGGCCGTCGCGCTCCGCGCCGGGTTCCCGCCGGAGAAGATCACGCTGCACGGCAACAACAAGTCGGTCGAGGAACTGGACGCGGCGCTGGCGGCCGGCGTCGGGCACATCGTGGTCGACTCGTTCGAGGAGATCGCCAGGCTCGGGCACCTCGCGAGGCGGCACGGGACCAGGCCCAAGGTCATGGTCCGCGTCACGACGGGCGTCGAGGCGCACACGCACGAGTTCATCGCGACCGCGCACGACGACCAGAAGTTCGGGTTCTCGCGCGGTTCGGGCGCGGCGCTGGAGGCGGTCCGCCGCGTCCTCGCGCTGAAGGAGCTGGAACTCGTCGGCCTGCACTCGCACATCGGGTCGCAGATCTTCGACCCGGACGGGTTCGAGGTCGCCGCGCACCGCCTGGCCGAGCTGCTGGTCGCGATCCGCGACGAGCACGGCGTCGAGCTGCCCGAACTCGACCTCGGCGGCGGCTACGGCATCGCCTATACGACCGGCGACGAACCGATCGACCCGAAGACGATGGCCGACAGCCTGCGCGACATCGTCGCCCGCGAGTGCCGCGCCTACGGGCTCGCGATGCCGACGCTGACGGTCGAGCCCGGACGCGCGGTCATCGGCCCCGGCGGCGTCACGGTCTACGAGGTCGGGACGGTCAAGGACGTCGAGGGCATCCGCACGTACGTCTCGGTGGACGGCGGCATGAGCGACAACCTGCGCACCGCCCTGTACGGCGCCGAGTACTCCTGCGCCCTCGCGAGCCGCACGTCCGACGAGGGGCCGATGCTGGCCAGGCTTGTCGGCAAGCACTGCGAGAGCGGGGATATCGTCGTGCGTGACCTGTGGTTGCCCGAAGATCTTACGGCGGGCGACCTGGTCGCGGTCGCGGCCACCGGTGCGTACTGTCGCTCGATGGCCAGTAACTACAACCACGTCCCGAAGCCCGCCGTGGTGGCGGTGCGGAACGGCACGTCGCGGGTCATCGTCCGCCGGGAGACCCCGGACGACCTGCTGCGGCTCGATGCGGAGGTCGAAGCGTGA
- a CDS encoding replication initiator has translation MTDKRGHAAMRGRPRGRQAAPTARAPPPLDSYGRVRSDGTPVDPATYDYTRAARDALHFSKLVDRFVQNLRRFVGYDVQYFAAVEPQRRLAPHLHMAIRGTISRADLRRVVAATYHQVWWPPTDRVVYSGERLPVWDAAAGESGGYLDPETGEVLTTWDDALDRIGLDQTAEPLHVARLGRQIDAQGVVADSPQSRKLIGYLTKYLVKNTAECHEPTTGRQREHVNRMVEALRYEPCSPTCANWLRYGVQPKNPRKGLVPGFCKGKAHRPEHLGYGGRRVLVSRKWSGKTLTDHKNDRTAWVLARLAEAGIHVATPDPTRPFVWERAGPADPDVKSPDRRLLHLINERIRRREQLERATAPELSATAREAA, from the coding sequence GTGACCGATAAGCGCGGCCACGCAGCGATGCGCGGCCGGCCGCGCGGGCGGCAGGCCGCGCCAACGGCGCGAGCGCCGCCGCCCCTCGACTCCTACGGGCGGGTCCGCTCGGACGGCACTCCGGTCGATCCGGCGACCTACGACTACACGCGGGCGGCGCGGGACGCACTGCACTTCTCCAAGCTGGTCGACCGGTTCGTGCAGAACCTGCGCCGCTTCGTCGGCTACGACGTCCAGTACTTCGCCGCCGTCGAACCCCAACGCCGCCTCGCCCCACACCTGCACATGGCCATTCGCGGCACCATTTCCCGTGCCGACCTGCGCCGCGTCGTCGCGGCCACGTACCACCAAGTGTGGTGGCCGCCTACCGATCGCGTCGTGTACTCCGGGGAGCGGTTGCCGGTGTGGGATGCGGCGGCGGGAGAGAGCGGCGGCTACCTCGACCCTGAGACCGGCGAAGTGCTGACCACCTGGGACGACGCCCTTGACCGCATCGGCCTGGACCAGACCGCCGAACCTCTGCATGTGGCTCGGTTGGGACGCCAGATCGACGCACAAGGCGTCGTGGCCGACAGTCCCCAGTCCCGCAAGCTCATTGGCTACCTGACCAAGTACCTGGTCAAGAACACCGCCGAATGCCACGAACCCACCACCGGCAGGCAGCGCGAGCACGTTAACCGGATGGTCGAAGCCCTGAGGTACGAACCATGCTCGCCCACGTGCGCGAACTGGCTGCGCTACGGCGTCCAGCCCAAGAACCCGCGCAAGGGGCTGGTCCCCGGCTTCTGCAAGGGCAAAGCCCACCGGCCCGAACACCTCGGCTACGGCGGACGCCGCGTCCTGGTCTCCCGCAAATGGTCCGGAAAAACCCTCACCGACCACAAGAACGACCGCACGGCTTGGGTGCTGGCGCGGCTGGCCGAAGCGGGCATTCACGTCGCCACGCCCGACCCGACTAGACCGTTCGTGTGGGAACGCGCCGGACCTGCCGACCCGGACGTGAAGTCGCCTGACCGGCGGCTCCTGCACCTGATCAACGAACGCATCCGACGACGCGAACAACTGGAACGGGCGACGGCGCCCGAACTTTCGGCAACTGCTCGGGAGGCAGCGTGA